Proteins encoded together in one Mobula birostris isolate sMobBir1 chromosome 9, sMobBir1.hap1, whole genome shotgun sequence window:
- the ascl1a gene encoding achaete-scute homolog 1a encodes MGSSVRNAEQQQPCVESACLYAAAAPGEQEGSPEGGHHRPPASARLRTQAKRQRPCSPELLRCKRRLSFSRFGYSLPPQQPAAVARRNERERNRVKLVNLGFATLREHVPNGGANKKMSKVETLRSAVEYIRALQQLLDEHDAVSAAFQSGLLSPGLSAEMNSMAGSPVSSCSSDDASCDPLSAEEQELLDFTTWF; translated from the coding sequence ATGGGCAGTAGCGTCAGGAACGCTGAACAGCAGCAGCCGTGTGTGGAGTCCGCCTGCCTTTACGCCGCTGCTGCGCCGGGCGAGCAGGAGGGGAGCCCCGAAGGCGGGCACCACCGGCCTCCCGCCTCCGCCAGGCTCAGGACCCAGGCGAAGAGGCAGCGCCCATGTTCCCCCGAGCTGCTGCGCTGCAAGAGGCGCCTCAGCTTCAGCCGGTTCGGCTACAGCCTGCCGCCGCAACAGCCGGCTGCCGTGGCCCGGCGCAACGAGCGCGAGAGGAACCGGGTGAAGCTGGTAAACCTGGGATTCGCCACCCTGCGGGAGCACGTCCCGAACGGCGGCGCCAACAAGAAGATGAGCAAAGTGGAGACGCTGCGCTCCGCCGTGGAGTACATTAGGGCCCTCCAGCAGCTTCTAGATGAGCACGACGCCGTGAGCGCCGCCTTCCAGTCCGGACTCCTGTCGCCCGGCCTCTCGGCCGAGATGAACTCCATGGCCGGGTCGCCCGTGTCTTCCTGCTCCTCCGACGACGCCTCCTGCGACCCCCTCAGTGCCGAGGAGCAAGAGCTGCTGGACTTTACCACCTGGTTCTGA